The Campylobacter concisus genome contains a region encoding:
- a CDS encoding 3'-5' exonuclease, with the protein MAKSYICVFDCETIPDANLIRKIYGIDGSDEDVSVQAMKLQKEASGSEFLPVMFHRVVAISAVMADEYGKFLKVSTMEGRDEREIIAKFLKFINDYNPRLVSFNGRGFDLPMLMVRAMRYNLNAAAYYESENKELNKNKWENYRARYSPKFHLDLLDFISDFGSVRGLKLDTLCASLNLPGKYDVHGDQVLELYYADELDKINEYCESDVLNTYWLFLKFELLQANILQDDYINHLNVMSEFLAKNCAHRGYTEVFCTAISDELARLNGKLDYEIKIQKEDDEEFDDFSDLDGVKDTPEQLNERLARQGLDGLLKKASEVASATKKDKSFIEEKLPEINLDEE; encoded by the coding sequence ATGGCGAAAAGTTACATCTGTGTCTTTGACTGCGAAACGATACCTGATGCAAATTTGATAAGAAAAATTTATGGCATTGATGGGAGCGATGAAGATGTGAGCGTGCAAGCGATGAAGCTGCAAAAAGAGGCCAGTGGGAGTGAGTTTTTGCCTGTGATGTTTCATAGAGTCGTGGCTATCTCTGCGGTAATGGCTGATGAGTACGGCAAATTTTTAAAAGTTAGCACGATGGAGGGCAGGGACGAGCGCGAGATCATCGCTAAATTTTTAAAATTTATAAATGACTACAATCCAAGGCTTGTTAGTTTTAATGGCAGAGGCTTTGACCTGCCTATGCTAATGGTGCGTGCGATGCGTTATAACCTAAATGCAGCGGCGTATTACGAGAGCGAAAATAAAGAGCTAAACAAAAACAAATGGGAAAACTATAGGGCAAGGTATTCGCCTAAATTTCACCTTGATTTGCTTGATTTTATAAGCGATTTTGGAAGCGTAAGAGGGCTAAAGCTTGACACACTTTGCGCTAGCTTAAATTTACCTGGCAAGTACGATGTGCACGGCGATCAAGTGCTTGAGCTATACTATGCAGATGAGCTTGATAAGATCAACGAATACTGCGAAAGTGACGTGCTTAATACCTACTGGCTTTTTTTAAAATTCGAGCTTTTACAGGCAAATATCTTGCAAGATGACTATATAAATCACCTAAACGTGATGAGTGAATTTCTAGCCAAAAACTGCGCTCACAGAGGATACACTGAGGTCTTTTGCACTGCGATAAGCGACGAGCTAGCTAGACTTAATGGTAAGCTTGATTACGAGATAAAGATACAAAAAGAAGACGATGAAGAATTTGATGATTTTAGTGATCTTGATGGCGTGAAAGATACGCCAGAGCAGCTAAATGAGCGTTTGGCAAGACAAGGGCTTGATGGGCTTTTAAAAAAAGCTAGTGAGGTTGCGTCAGCTACCAAAAAAGATAAGAGCTTTATCGAAGAGAAACTACCTGAAATAAATTTGGACGAAGAGTAG
- the waaC gene encoding lipopolysaccharide heptosyltransferase I: MQNKNQLKIAIVKLSALGDIVHAAIVLQFIKKHYPNVHITWLIDARFASLLKNHPLIDELVVLPLKQSFKQSYKILKTLGKFDKVIDLQGLFKSAIVAKIIGKQTYGFSRESVKEKIAARLYRHKFKIDYNENIIVRNLSLVGYALNFSFEASEILEKVPCFEASEIYKNESDKKRVLIAAFASEESKIYNKFKDVIRLLDGCEIYLCYGSESEKVRAEAIISGTSAKLLEKLSIKEMISFITSCDLVIGNDSGLTHLAWAMNRPSITLFGNRPSHRNAYITDKNLVIDMGKQIDARSIDKNDFCIREIYPETVANFAKRLLNG, encoded by the coding sequence ATGCAAAACAAAAATCAACTAAAAATAGCCATCGTCAAACTCTCCGCTCTTGGGGATATCGTGCACGCAGCTATTGTGCTTCAGTTTATCAAAAAGCACTATCCAAATGTCCATATCACGTGGCTAATTGATGCTCGTTTCGCAAGTCTTTTAAAAAATCATCCGCTTATCGACGAGCTAGTCGTTTTACCGCTTAAACAAAGCTTTAAACAAAGCTATAAGATACTAAAAACCCTTGGTAAATTTGACAAAGTGATCGATCTGCAAGGACTTTTTAAATCAGCCATCGTAGCAAAAATAATAGGCAAGCAAACTTATGGCTTTAGCAGAGAAAGTGTCAAAGAAAAGATCGCGGCTAGGCTTTATAGGCATAAATTTAAGATCGACTACAATGAAAATATCATAGTTAGAAATTTAAGCCTTGTTGGATACGCTCTAAATTTTAGCTTTGAAGCAAGTGAAATTTTAGAAAAAGTACCTTGCTTTGAAGCAAGTGAAATTTATAAAAATGAAAGTGATAAAAAACGCGTTTTGATCGCTGCCTTTGCAAGCGAAGAGAGTAAAATTTATAACAAATTTAAAGACGTAATTAGATTACTTGATGGATGTGAAATTTACCTTTGCTACGGAAGTGAGAGCGAGAAAGTAAGGGCTGAGGCGATCATCTCAGGCACCTCAGCAAAACTACTTGAAAAACTAAGCATAAAAGAGATGATAAGCTTCATTACAAGTTGTGATTTAGTAATTGGCAACGATAGTGGTCTAACGCACCTTGCTTGGGCGATGAATAGGCCTTCTATCACGCTTTTTGGCAACCGTCCAAGCCACAGAAATGCTTACATCACTGATAAAAATTTAGTTATAGATATGGGCAAGCAAATAGACGCCAGAAGTATCGATAAAAACGACTTTTGCATAAGAGAAATTTACCCTGAAACGGTTGCAAATTTTGCAAAAAGGCTGCTAAATGGATAG
- a CDS encoding lipid A biosynthesis lauroyl acyltransferase, translating into MDRLYLAGFYTLKFLIFILPSSLQNLLAKFLVFAFMKLKKKRFHVVMTNLDLAFGETKSKEEKLEIAKKCYYNFAKYLGINFILNQNTTKQKILEQVVFKNEHFLLDAIKSGRPIIVTTAHFGQWEIFGLAVAARFGASSALGRRLDSSVMDKILRANRAQFDVELIDKNGGAKDILKALKARRIVGILVDQNTAPKDGIKVQFFGKDVLHTPAASVLAQKTNALIINAFIYQKGENLNEICFEEPIDISTFDKEDAVQKATQMQCSACEEMVRARPEEYFWFHKRFKRFYEKEYEC; encoded by the coding sequence ATGGATAGGCTCTATCTAGCTGGCTTTTACACATTAAAATTTCTTATATTTATATTGCCAAGCTCCCTTCAAAACCTGCTTGCTAAATTTTTAGTATTTGCATTTATGAAGCTTAAAAAAAAGAGATTTCACGTCGTGATGACAAATTTAGACCTCGCTTTTGGCGAGACAAAGAGCAAAGAAGAGAAGCTAGAGATCGCCAAAAAATGCTACTACAACTTTGCAAAATATCTTGGTATAAATTTCATTCTCAATCAAAACACGACAAAGCAAAAGATACTTGAGCAAGTTGTTTTTAAAAATGAGCACTTTTTACTTGATGCGATAAAATCTGGCAGGCCTATCATCGTTACAACGGCACATTTTGGGCAGTGGGAGATATTTGGCCTAGCTGTCGCGGCTCGCTTTGGAGCTTCTTCAGCGCTTGGCAGAAGGCTTGATAGCAGCGTCATGGATAAAATTTTAAGAGCAAATAGAGCGCAGTTTGACGTGGAGCTAATCGATAAAAATGGCGGCGCAAAAGATATCTTAAAAGCGCTAAAAGCTAGGCGAATAGTAGGAATTTTAGTAGATCAAAACACAGCGCCAAAAGATGGCATAAAGGTGCAGTTTTTTGGCAAAGACGTGCTTCACACGCCAGCTGCAAGCGTGCTAGCTCAAAAGACAAATGCCCTTATCATAAACGCATTTATCTACCAAAAAGGTGAAAATTTAAATGAAATTTGCTTTGAAGAGCCTATCGACATAAGTACGTTTGACAAAGAAGATGCTGTGCAAAAAGCGACGCAAATGCAGTGCAGCGCTTGCGAAGAGATGGTTAGAGCAAGGCCTGAGGAGTACTTTTGGTTTCACAAACGCTTTAAAAGATTTTACGAAAAAGAGTA